In Arthrobacter sp. B3I4, the following proteins share a genomic window:
- the rpsG gene encoding 30S ribosomal protein S7, translated as MPRKGPAPKRPLVIDPVYGSPLVTQLINKVLVDGKKSTAERIVYGALAGAQEKSGGDPVAALKKAMDNIKPSLEVKSRRVGGATYQVPVEVKPGRATALALRWLVGYSKARREKTMTERLRNEILDASNGLGAAVKRREDTHKMAESNKAFAHYRW; from the coding sequence ATGCCTCGCAAGGGTCCGGCCCCCAAGCGGCCGCTAGTCATTGATCCCGTTTACGGTTCCCCGCTGGTTACCCAGCTGATCAACAAGGTACTCGTCGACGGCAAGAAGTCCACCGCAGAGCGCATCGTTTACGGCGCCCTCGCCGGTGCTCAGGAAAAGTCCGGCGGCGATCCCGTTGCAGCCCTGAAGAAGGCCATGGACAACATCAAGCCGAGCCTCGAGGTGAAGTCCCGCCGCGTCGGCGGCGCCACCTACCAGGTTCCGGTCGAGGTCAAGCCGGGCCGCGCGACGGCACTCGCCCTGCGCTGGCTCGTCGGCTACTCCAAGGCCCGCCGTGAGAAGACCATGACCGAACGCCTCCGCAACGAGATCCTGGATGCCTCCAACGGTCTCGGCGCCGCTGTGAAGCGTCGCGAAGACACCCACAAGATGGCCGAGTCCAACAAGGCCTTCGCACACTACCGCTGGTAA
- the rpsL gene encoding 30S ribosomal protein S12, which translates to MPTINQLVRKGRTPKVKKTKAPALNGSPMRRGVCTRVYTTTPKKPNSALRKVARVRLNGGIEVTAYIPGVGHNLQEHSIVLVRGGRVKDLPGVRYKIVRGALDTQGVKNRKQARSRYGAKMEKK; encoded by the coding sequence GTGCCTACGATTAACCAGCTGGTCCGCAAGGGCCGCACGCCGAAGGTCAAGAAGACCAAGGCCCCCGCGCTTAACGGCAGCCCGATGCGCCGCGGTGTTTGCACCCGCGTGTACACGACGACCCCGAAGAAGCCGAACTCGGCTCTGCGTAAGGTTGCGCGTGTCCGCCTCAACGGTGGCATTGAAGTTACCGCGTACATCCCCGGCGTCGGCCACAACCTGCAGGAGCACTCCATTGTGCTCGTCCGCGGCGGTCGCGTTAAGGACCTTCCGGGTGTCCGTTACAAGATCGTCCGTGGCGCCCTCGATACCCAGGGTGTGAAGAACCGTAAGCAGGCCCGCAGCCGCTACGGCGCAAAGATGGAGAAGAAGTAA